The stretch of DNA CATCTCATTGAACAGGTTAAGATTAGGTCCcattttaagatttttcttACGGTTTAAGATTAGTTCATGCTTGTCTTTATCTTGTTTAAATTGGTCTACAGTATCTCTGGTAACAAATCAGGAGCTTCATTGAGTTATGCTATCCTATGTAAACTAGTGTGTTTCCTTACTTATTGTTTTATGAACCTTTTGGTTAACAATATTCTACATCTCACTTGGACTTACCATATTCATTGAAGATCTATCCTTAGGATTCTTTCTGAGACATTGTTCTGTTACTTGGACCAGCcattttaattcttcttcttcatagaAGTTGCTGATATTTGGATCCACCAACTGCGGGTGCTTCTTTCCTCCCAATAGGGGTCTTGCCTGTAAggaaaatatttacaaataatAAGTTACATATGCAATTATTTATGCCGTCCAACGACATTTTGTCCTTGGACAAATGGTTTCATTGATTTTATCATGTATATAATGGGAAATGAGGcacaaacttttaaaaatagtCACAATTTGTTctgtttaaaaatataaaattattaacttcTCTTACCCATCCAACGAGGCTTTTGCCTCCGGGTAGTTTGTCTGCAGCGCTTCGGCCACTGATCAGCTCTAAAAGAACCACTCCAAAGGAGTATACATCTGCCTTGGTTGATACTTTCCCACTATCTGTGTACTCTGGTGCTGCATATCCAGAATTGCTTGCTTCCTTACCCTTGTATGATTTCTTTGTTTCTAGCCTCACTTTTGGAAAGCCAAAGTCTCCAATCTAAACATTTTAAACAATTATGTGTAGAAGTTTGTTTATTAAGACAACATATTCATAATGTCTTGAAACTTCAAAGCTTTTGCATGCAATAAGGTTCAAGTAAGTACCAGTGGTTCAAAGTCATGTGTTAGTAGAATGTTACTTGACTTTATACTTCCATGAACTATATTATTCGCATGTAGATGCTTTAAGCCTCTGGCTGTACCTACTACTACTTTTATCCTTTCTCTCCAAGTCAATGATTGGAAGTTTCCTCCTGCACAATATATGAAGTTCTTTCAACATACCTTCTAATCAATTTCAGTTTCCAAGCATAAACTGCTTAAACttcatttatatattataagtaAAAAGGTTATGTGTTAGAGTCCTTACTTGATAGGTACTTGTCAAGTGAACCATTGCATGCTTGCTCATACACAATCATCAATTGGTTTTTAGCTGCACATATACCCAAGAGCATGACCACATTTTTGTGTCGAGCCTTGGACAGCAAGTCGGCCTCTGACTTGAAAATCTTCTCTTCCTGAGGCTTAGTGATTTGATATTTCTTAACCACTATTTTTATCTTGCTCTCTAGCAATCCATTGAAAGTTGGTCCTTCTTTACTCTCAGATAGGGAGTTCTTAATTGAAAATCCTTCGGTAGCTTCAAGGAGTTCATCATAAGTAAAATCTCTTTGCCATGAAATATTTGGCCGTTTACTTTTGCAAATAGAGCATTTAGAGGATTTCAAATTCTCCAAAATGGCTTCACTTTGATATCCAGCAAATAAATTCTCACTTGAGCAGCTCTGTGATTGTATTTTATTCTGGTTCGGCCGATCTACTTTTGTTTGATAACTTTGATTTATAGCTGTACCGTGTGAATTCGAATTCGAGCCTATTTGAATTTCAGATGAGCACCACTGCTGTTCTTGATCATTTCTTGGCTGGTCAGCTATGGTCTGCCCATAGAGGTTGCTATTCACTTGTTTGTCATACTGATTCAGCTGATCAACAACTGTCTGATCCATCATGTGTTCATAGTTTATCATCTTTTGATGACTCCTTTCCTCTGCTACAGACTTGCTTTGCATCTGTTCTTCAACCTGGTTCAGGTGATCAGAGTTTTCCTGGCTTGTTTTGTAGAAATTGTTATTTTCAACTATTAGTTTTAACCTCCCTTTTTCAATGTAGGACCTGCTCTCTGTCTGTTCTGGTTTTTGGCTTGGCTGATTATTTTCTGTTGCACCTACATTTGCAATAGTTAATACCATTTTTCACTTCAATGAAAGGATTTAAAGAAGCAACAAAGAGGAATTTAATTATGTCAATTCTGGACAGTGCCTTCCACATGTATTGGGATTTTAGTTTGAACGGGTAAAGTATgctttttgtccctaacgtttaatttcattcaattttgtCCTTAACGTTTTCAATTCATTCAATTTTGTCCTTAATGTTTTCGACTTATTTTAAAACCACCCTTAGacattttcaattttgtccctaaTGTTTTCGATGAAGTTAATATCCGGGGGtattttgatgcaaatcgaaaacattagggacaaaattcaattcaattaaacGTTAAGAGtatttttgcataaaattataaacgttagggacaaaaaacATACTTTATTCCGTTCATATATTAGAAATGTTTGTCCACATAATAGTGATTACCAGAGTTTACAAACATTTCCACTAATATTTTGTTAGTTCCTCCTTTGGAAAACTTTATATGCTGAGATATAATCATAACTTTCTTTTCTGTTAAATTGTCCATTTGGCATTTGCAGATATCTTGACAATTCTGATTGCATGAATTACCTGGAGTAAGTTCGTCTATGATGCAGTGTTGTTCACTATCTTCTAAGTCTTGCAATGCAGAAACAACCTGAAATTTTCCACATGGACATATTGATGTAAATGATATTTATTGACAATCTACAAATGAAAAAATTGCCAGAATGTGAGGCAACAATGAATATCTTGTAATGAGTCAAAATAAACTATCCAACTCATTTGTTTTTCTTATAGTTCATGTTATGGTCCATTCTACAATCAAATAAGAATCATGGTCTTTTGTGTCCACAGAAAAGAAGGTACGTATATTCTCAGAACCAAAAGCAGCCTAAAGGTCAATGTGTATATTGATTTTTGAATATGCATATAAGTCATACTTGACTGCTATCCTATGAACTCTTATGCAGCTTCAATACATAAAAGAATTTTTCTTCACAATATTTGTCTAGGATTCAAGAGTTCCATTTTCTTATGCGGTTATGCTGGAGGCACCATGATTCCTTATCCCAGACTGAAGACACATGAGTTggcttaaataaaagaaaaacaagaaaataacttGAAAAAAAAGTGTGATATGGTGTTGCATTATAGGACAACATGCTTTCTGTGTTCAACAATTTGCTCTGTGTGAATGAATATTGCAGATTATTGATACTTACCATATTCATGGACATTCTATCCTTTGGACTCTTTTTAAGACATTGATCTGTTACTTGGACCAGCCATTGAAGCTTTTCCTCCTCATATGACTTGCTGAGAGTGGGATCTACAAGTTGTGTGTACTGCTTTCCCTTAAGAAGAGGCTTGGCCTGTAAAGGGAAAAAGAAATGAACATCAATTTTGTATAATGAACTTAACAAAATCACTGAGAAGGTAAACAATGAAGCTTCTGAACCAATTTATCACTCAATCATTGAATACTATCTAATAGGATgtgaaagtaataataataatattatgttcCTACCCATCCAACAAGGCCTTTATCTGCAGAGTGACCTTTAACCCTACGTCCGGTGATCAGCTCTAGCAGAACCACTCCGAACGAGTACACGTCAGCCTTAGTTGATAGTTTTCCCCTCTCCTGATGCTCTGGTGCTATGTAGTCAGAATTTACACTTTTATCTTTGTTGAACTTCTTGAAGTCAATCTTTTTACCGAATCCGAAATCTCCAATCTAATTACATACTTACATTTCGGAGTAATGATTAGATACATAACATGAAAATGTGGATAGTTGTACTTAGTTTGAAACTCAGCTTTTAGAATTCAAGTTAAGTACCAGTGGGCTGAATTCATGTGTCAGAAGAATGTTACTTGGTTTTACATTGCCATGGATTATGCTATTTTCATGTAGGTACTTTAGACCTCTTGCAAGACCTATTGCcactttcttcctttctctccAAGTCAAAGATCTGCTGCTTTCCTCTGCATAATGAAACAAGTTCAAATGGTAAAATTCTCTACTCCTTTGTTTATATACTACACATGCACACAAACATATGGTAGATATCTTACTTGATAGATACATGTCGAGTGAACCGTTGCAGGCATACTCAGACACGGTCAATAGGAAGCTTGCTTCTGTGGTTAAACCCAACAGCATGACCACATTCTTATGTCTAACTTTGAGAGTAGACCGAACTTCGGATTGGATTTTCTCCCTTTCCTGAGAACTTCTTAGCTCATGCTGCTTAACTACTATTTTCAACTCGCCCTCTAGCTGGCCTTTGAAAGTAGACAAATAGCCACCTTCAGAGAGACAGTTCTTCAATGAGAATCCATCTGTGGCAATTTGGAGTTCTTCATATGTGAATTCCTTTTTCCATTCGATATTAGGCCGTCGGATTTTGCAGATAGAGCATAACAGCTCTTCTGAAGCGCTTTCCTTGTCGCTTGGTTGatcaatctccttcatttcATAGATGTTTGATGGATGCCTTAAGCTCCAAGCCTCAACATGGAGCAAGTTCTGTGTCTGCTCTTTGTCCCGGCTTGGCTGTTGGGCTATGTCATGAGCTGTTATTTCATCATTGTTAGTTACAACTGTTGTGTCCATCTCCTCCTCATGGAGCATGCTTTTTATCTGTTCATCATCCTCTCTTTGCTTCTCTCTTTCTATTTCACCTGTTTCTTCATCATTGTTTATTTCTCTTTCTCCCCTGTTAGTCACAAGAAGTGTGTTGGTGGCCTTCACTAAGAATAAATAGGCTGAAACATAGTGAAGTCAGTGCTGCACACCAGCATTACTCTTATTGAAATCATCAACAGTGAGGAACAGATCTTCAAATGCTGGTTCTGGTAAACTTTGATCAAATGTTTCATGGCTGCTACATTGAATCTCTGTGGGGATATCAGTAGGGGCTCGTAGGTGTACGATCCGATTGTTTCGCTTTAATCTTGATATACCACAAGAAAGCTTCTGCTGGAAAAACTCTGCATCTTTCTTCAGTTGCCTATGAATGAGGTGCATCTTAGATTactatgataaaaaataatacagcTACAACATTTGTGTGCTTTTATTTTGCCTGACCTGTCAAGTATAAGCCAAGTTGCCTTTAGGTTAATGGCTGCTTTTAAAGCAAGTTCCTTTAATGGAGATCCTGTAACCAACTGAATCTTAAATGC from Arachis duranensis cultivar V14167 chromosome 4, aradu.V14167.gnm2.J7QH, whole genome shotgun sequence encodes:
- the LOC107482356 gene encoding uncharacterized protein LOC107482356; translation: MAMEENNVVVIQDASKELHTRVFSWAIDSGLALKAADKVTLVSIMHQIHTPMGYYCSVHGLNRRIVAEVASRKMEEYLQNDELAQIAKLYESNEVAFKIQLVTGSPLKELALKAAINLKATWLILDRQLKKDAEFFQQKLSCGISRLKRNNRIVHLRAPTDIPTEIQCSSHETFDQSLPEPAFEDLFLTVDDFNKSNAVKATNTLLVTNRGEREINNDEETGEIEREKQREDDEQIKSMLHEEEMDTTVVTNNDEITAHDIAQQPSRDKEQTQNLLHVEAWSLRHPSNIYEMKEIDQPSDKESASEELLCSICKIRRPNIEWKKEFTYEELQIATDGFSLKNCLSEGGYLSTFKGQLEGELKIVVKQHELRSSQEREKIQSEVRSTLKVRHKNVVMLLGLTTEASFLLTVSEYACNGSLDMYLSKESSRSLTWRERKKVAIGLARGLKYLHENSIIHGNVKPSNILLTHEFSPLIGDFGFGKKIDFKKFNKDKSVNSDYIAPEHQERGKLSTKADVYSFGVVLLELITGRRVKGHSADKGLVGWAKPLLKGKQYTQLVDPTLSKSYEEEKLQWLVQVTDQCLKKSPKDRMSMNMVVSALQDLEDSEQHCIIDELTPGATENNQPSQKPEQTESRSYIEKGRLKLIVENNNFYKTSQENSDHLNQVEEQMQSKSVAEERSHQKMINYEHMMDQTVVDQLNQYDKQVNSNLYGQTIADQPRNDQEQQWCSSEIQIGSNSNSHGTAINQSYQTKVDRPNQNKIQSQSCSSENLFAGYQSEAILENLKSSKCSICKSKRPNISWQRDFTYDELLEATEGFSIKNSLSESKEGPTFNGLLESKIKIVVKKYQITKPQEEKIFKSEADLLSKARHKNVVMLLGICAAKNQLMIVYEQACNGSLDKYLSRGNFQSLTWRERIKVVVGTARGLKHLHANNIVHGSIKSSNILLTHDFEPLIGDFGFPKVRLETKKSYKGKEASNSGYAAPEYTDSGKVSTKADVYSFGVVLLELISGRSAADKLPGGKSLVGWARPLLGGKKHPQLVDPNISNFYEEEELKWLVQVTEQCLRKNPKDRSSMNMVVSALQDLAGAVTDTDECCFTEYSSSDMPYLAYGQIKADSMIQTQEQIQIKPWVEERDLKLEIKTHEVIGQSKVEHPRKDAQKMQSNPHGDEIPRMVVYPNDKTQEEEDIIRSFDVGMMCKIEVDRQQKVKQMQDLSIENQGETILESSETSLCSICKSRSINNTWKKDFIYEELEAATDGFSTKNSLCEGGCGPAFRGQLDELKIVVKQYHMTENVLSEVELLRNARHENLIRIFGSCIQESQLLIVYEHACNGSLDQHLSRTSGRSLTWTERMKVAKGVAKGLKYLHDNNIIHGRIKPSNILLDHEFNPLLAESVFGKGRCELKYNCKDEKRVNCGYIAPEYQETGNLTDKTDVYSFGVILLELITGCMITEAASEQKCLVEWAIPFLRGRKYVLLLDSNISSQFDEQELDLLVQVIEKCLRKNPEERFTMNMVVSVLQHDAVVSSESCVAKESSLSEKSCFFLCNASDATSSKAKKELPPEERLYNEVVEEREDNITCNGSDGKTKTREENKMMKIQKKESLGTKLHECNEWCLFYGGARHFYLQGAKEYTVCQEFFIFSNQLI